A region of Channa argus isolate prfri chromosome 8, Channa argus male v1.0, whole genome shotgun sequence DNA encodes the following proteins:
- the mob3c gene encoding MOB kinase activator 3C isoform X2, which translates to MALCLGQVFSKDKTFRPRKRFEPGTQRFELYKKAQASLKSGLDLRKVVQLPEGENINDWIAVHVVDFFNRINLIYGTVSEYCTERTCPIMSGGLRYEYRWQDGDDYKKPTKLPALKYMNLLMDWIESLINNEDIFPTRVGV; encoded by the coding sequence ATGGCGCTGTGTCTTGGACAAGTGTttagcaaagacaaaacattcagGCCAAGGAAGCGGTTTGAGCCTGGCACCCAACGCTTTGAACTGTACAAGAAGGCCCAGGCCTCGCTCAAGTCCGGCTTGGACCTAAGAAAAGTGGTGCAACTGCCAGAGGGAGAGAACATCAATGACTGGATTGCTGTTCATGTGGTGGATTTCTTTAACAGGATTAATCTGATCTATGGCACAGTGAGCGAGTACTGCACTGAACGCACGTGTCCCATTATGTCCGGGGGGCTGAGGTACGAGTACCGGTGGCAGGACGGTGATGACTACAAGAAACCCACCAAGCTGCCCGCTCTCAAGTACATGAACCTGCTGATGGACTGGATAGAGTCGCTCATCAATAATGAGGACATCTTCCCCACCAGAGTAGGTGTGTGA
- the elovl1b gene encoding elongation of very long chain fatty acids protein 1b, which translates to MLQEFYSHTMDIYHYLVAGIDPRLKDYPLMQSPIPMTTILLCYLFFVLYLGPRIMANRKPFQLKEAMIVYNFILVGLSIYIVYEFMMSGWATTYNWRCDAIDFSNSPQALRMVQVAWLFWFSKIIELMDTIFFVLRKKHSQITFLHIFHHSLMPWTWWWGVSYAPGGMGSFHAMVNSSVHVIMYFYYGLAAAGPRFQKFLWWKKYMTAIQLIQFVLVSLHATQYYFMDSCDFQFPVIIHLIWMYGTFFFVLFSNFWVQAYVKGKRLPKQDIKQCQNGTAIYTNGKRHENGNGINHVAKTSNGSAHHENGSAHMGKMKKA; encoded by the exons ATGCTTCAGGAGTTTTACTCGCACACCATGGATATCTATCATTACCTTGTGGCAGGCATTG ATCCACGGCTGAAGGATTATCCCCTAATGCAGAGTCCCATTCCCATGACCACAATATTGCTGTGCTACCTGTTCTTTGTACTGTACCTGGGACCTCGCATAATGGCTAATCGCAAGCCCTTCCAGCTAAAGGAGGCCATGATAGTCTACAACTTCATACTAGTGGGGCTGTCAATATACATAGTCTATGAA ttCATGATGTCAGGTTGGGCCACAACGTATAACTGGCGATGTGATGCAATTGATTTCTCCAACAGTCCTCAAGCACTACGA ATGGTTCAAGTGGCCTGGCTGTTCTGGTTCTCAAAGATTATTGAGCTTATGGACACA ATCTTCTTTGTGTTGAGGAAAAAGCATAGCCAGATCACATTTCTGCACATCTTCCACCACTCCTTAATGCCCTGGACCTGGTGGTGGGGAGTTAGCTATGCTCCTG GTGGAATGGGGTCTTTCCATGCTATGGTGAATTCTTCCGTCCACGTAATCATGTATTTCTACTATGGCCTTGCTGCTGCTGGCCCTCGATTCCAGAAGTTCttgtggtggaagaagtacatGACTGCCATTCAGCTG ATCCAGTTTGTCCTGGTTTCTCTGCACGCTACCCAGTATTATTTCATGGACAGCTGCGACTTTCAGTTCCCTGTGATCATCCACCTCATCTGGATGTATGGAACCTTCTTTTTTGTGCTCTTCTCCAACTTCTGGGTCCAGGCTTATGTGAAGGGCAAACGGTTGCCCAAACAGGACATTAAGCAGTGTCAGAATGGTACAGCTATATACACCAATGGTAAACGCCACGAGAACGGCAATGGCATCAACCATGTAGCCAAAACCAGCAATGGCTCTGCTCACCACGAGAACGGCAGCGCTCACATGGGTAAGATGAAGAAGGCCTAG
- the mob3c gene encoding MOB kinase activator 3C isoform X1 codes for MALCLGQVFSKDKTFRPRKRFEPGTQRFELYKKAQASLKSGLDLRKVVQLPEGENINDWIAVHVVDFFNRINLIYGTVSEYCTERTCPIMSGGLRYEYRWQDGDDYKKPTKLPALKYMNLLMDWIESLINNEDIFPTRVGVPFPKNFQQVCKKILSRLFRVFVHVYIHHFDSICSMGAEAHINTCYKHYYYFISEFNLIDHSELEPLKVMTEKICS; via the exons ATGGCGCTGTGTCTTGGACAAGTGTttagcaaagacaaaacattcagGCCAAGGAAGCGGTTTGAGCCTGGCACCCAACGCTTTGAACTGTACAAGAAGGCCCAGGCCTCGCTCAAGTCCGGCTTGGACCTAAGAAAAGTGGTGCAACTGCCAGAGGGAGAGAACATCAATGACTGGATTGCTGTTCATGTGGTGGATTTCTTTAACAGGATTAATCTGATCTATGGCACAGTGAGCGAGTACTGCACTGAACGCACGTGTCCCATTATGTCCGGGGGGCTGAGGTACGAGTACCGGTGGCAGGACGGTGATGACTACAAGAAACCCACCAAGCTGCCCGCTCTCAAGTACATGAACCTGCTGATGGACTGGATAGAGTCGCTCATCAATAATGAGGACATCTTCCCCACCAGAGTAG GTGTACCTTTCCCCAAGAACTTCCAGCAGGTATGCAAGAAGATCCTGAGCCGTCTCTTCAgggtgtttgtgcatgtttacaTCCATCACTTCGACAGTATCTGCAGCATGGGTGCAGAGGCCCACATCAATACCTGCTACAAGCACTACTACTATTTCATCTCAGAGTTCAACCTCATTGATCACTCTGAACTTGAACCCCTG AAAGTGATGACAGAGAAGATATGCAGTTAA